The sequence TCTCCAGGTTTGAGTGTTCCGTAAACAAATACTCTCACCAATCTCCTCACTTCACTTGATAACTATAGGATGCCTTCAGCATATGATAAGTCACAAGCAATTGTGTCAAGGCAAGAGGATAACTTTGGAGGGTTTCACCCGTTGTCCCCACCACTTTTCCAATTTTGACATCACTATCCACTTCACAGAAGTTCGAGAGATAGGGCACATCCGAACAAAGCACTTTTTCCATATCAATCACTTGTTCTTTCGTTGCATTTCCCTGCACTTCTAAAACATCCACCGGTTTTCCCATATCGCGATCGAGCTCTAACCCCACTGCACCATTTTCTGGTTTGGATTCAAATAATCGCACTAAATCTGGGTGAGGAATCGTTGGTCTTAAAACTAGGCGCACATTGAGATGACCATTGCTTTCTTCGCGATGCTCTTTCGGGGGATAAAAACTGACGATGACATCCGCCCATTCCCGTTGCGGACGAATAAAGGCTTCTGAGTCGGGTTCTCGTTTTTGCAAGGCTTCTAAAACTTGTTGTTCCGTATAACCCCGCTTGCGAGTATCCCGTTTCACTTTCCAAGTGGCTCGCAGCGATTCGGGTGGGGCAAGATACACCTTAACATCAAAGGCATCGCGACAAGCGCGAGTGTAATAGCCCAGTAAGCCCTCTAAAATAACAAACTTTTTCGGTTGAATATATTCGGGTGGGTCAAACTGACCCGTATCGTGGTTATAAATCGGCTTGAGAATCGGTTGTCCGCCTCTTAGGAGCGCAATATGCTGCTGCATGACATCAAGATAGTTACAGTCTGGGTGGAGGGCGCTGAGACCGTTTTCTTTGCGTTGAGCGCGATCGTAGCGGTGATAATCGTCCGTGCAAATGACTGTCACATTGTCTTCTCCCAAAATCTGGGCAATTCCTTTTGTTAAAGTTGTTTTTCCCGCTGCGCTATCACCGACAATTCCAAGAATAATTCGACGTTCAGCCATAGTATTTTTTTTATTAACTTTCAACAGTGCGATTAATTTTACCTGCTTTTGGGCAATTTTCCTGAATTTGTTTACAAGGATTCAAGAATAAATAAGTAATTCTCTCTATCAACAAAAGAGAAAGACTAACCCCTTAATTTTTAATTATTTCTAATTCAATTGCTGAGTAATGACAGCATCTAAAAGCATCAGTCCTTCCTCTAAACTCTTAATTTGTGAAAGCTGTTCTCGCAGTTGAGAAGCTCCAGGAAAGCCTTTCGCATACCACGCCAGATGTTTCCGCGATTGATAAAT comes from Halothece sp. PCC 7418 and encodes:
- a CDS encoding phosphoribulokinase translates to MAERRIILGIVGDSAAGKTTLTKGIAQILGEDNVTVICTDDYHRYDRAQRKENGLSALHPDCNYLDVMQQHIALLRGGQPILKPIYNHDTGQFDPPEYIQPKKFVILEGLLGYYTRACRDAFDVKVYLAPPESLRATWKVKRDTRKRGYTEQQVLEALQKREPDSEAFIRPQREWADVIVSFYPPKEHREESNGHLNVRLVLRPTIPHPDLVRLFESKPENGAVGLELDRDMGKPVDVLEVQGNATKEQVIDMEKVLCSDVPYLSNFCEVDSDVKIGKVVGTTGETLQSYPLALTQLLVTYHMLKASYSYQVK